A genomic segment from Nicotiana sylvestris chromosome 1, ASM39365v2, whole genome shotgun sequence encodes:
- the LOC138889681 gene encoding uncharacterized protein codes for MVDFDVILGMDWLSPYHAILDCHAKTMTLALPDLPRLEWRGTPSHSSRSVISYVKARRMVEKGCLANLAYVSDSSAEVPSIDSVPIVWEFPYVFPSDLPGMPPDKDIDFCINLAPGTQPISIPPYRMAPPELKELKGQL; via the coding sequence atggtggatttcgacgtcatattagggatggattggttgtccccgtatcatgcgatcttggattgtcatgccaagaccatgaccttagccttaccggatttgccccgtttagaatggagagggactcctagtcattcttcTCGTagcgttatttcttatgtgaaggctcgacgcatggtcgagaaggggtgtctagctaaTCTGGCTTATGTTAGCGACTCAAGTGCTGAGGTCccgtctattgattctgttcctattgttTGGGAGTTTCCCTATgtcttcccttcagacctgccgggcatgccgcccgacaaggatattgatttttgtattaatctggctccgggcactcagcccatttccattccgccgtatcgtatggcgccaccagaattgaaagagttaaagggtcAGCtttag